Proteins from a single region of Nerophis ophidion isolate RoL-2023_Sa linkage group LG08, RoL_Noph_v1.0, whole genome shotgun sequence:
- the si:ch73-103b11.2 gene encoding uncharacterized protein si:ch73-103b11.2 isoform X5, whose amino-acid sequence MTLCQTVTPHLMKLNKNKPDLLNFKKGWMTKLYEDGMWKKHWFVLTDQSLRYYKDSIAEEASQLDGEIDLSTSYDVKEFPVQRNYGFQILCKEGACTLSAMTSGIRRNWIQAIMKNARPAIAPDVTRKNISLKLSVLKPRSVPEENIKAQVLLEPCPQVTPEPSPCLEPTKTDDHRQPIENRVSNPPLEPRKSRVRERRREGRSKTFDWSEFKTEKTDKLMKERADTVDLSSSLSTTTSCCSISSSPSSSSPLSTSALQSSCVSDTLPPSTIVHSEKNNVMRGPVSTYHRPNTVPVTSTLNTSSPVEPPRPERPAQGRMEVDHPTALHNVEEEKFTETLGVQEEIEHRWHQVEKTPLREEKQVPITTASGNPDRLPPHELAALLDKELGQKQKELDQLHRQNSILKEQLENALGREQSARDGYILQSATPPSSSPRRMPWQHLHQLKQDLQGELESQKRKQDLTQQQFQVLKRSYTEAQDVVDHHDADIQALQAKLASALAEILASEQAVARMRNELKLEQERSKEQDEEHGRSEATLRAQLKDSEERLREVEASLLERNQALRHLEHQQALQRDHTREIQRLQDRLQEVTARLVATEEGQALKEERLRKEQHCIQESHEREKQNLCKRIAEAEIAHKCMEDRLLEAEQQVEALLKGRQASAGGEHMEEMLKLQENLAQKTSMVESLKESVRRLEEERGLLTCRCQELLNQIAEADREVNKLHNRLKTEEADYCSLENSYERATQEFQRMSQFLREKEEEIRQTKEMYERLMERKEEDLREALVKMTVLGNSLEETEQKLQAKEDLLCQMSQSLIEKVEPRDAEQDLKIKLGVAEDRVIELEQHLNDLQLGYDNLHLGKKQVQEQNKREHVFSSNNATNIDNSTDDISQAKRPRIRCSNIQCQKYDNLDDPDDCHLSDAFEDKRQVDNQENFDLAEALSYPGTPFPHASDSEKFIAIVHALETKLLTTEEKLRNLTRTLQEQRSTHVDVSKKDFKMVENKPYSDKNVMCASGPSLNNPYVKALHCVETSREKVKAILSGTHDTTDSQLHSLTEVENELFSASMYIRHAQKTLDEQSPALPQTSESLDKEAINLFAKTLSFEALVLNKMALLVQSSESDLLQTLTAIWKDIENIKSGDKDCLAIVYADVLTRKLMLENAFWKELENEVTPCEGLNVAKSQEASVAADADINTSAIFNTLIKAELSYSIQNLKLCYDEKFRLLKGELTEANHNLYQREMALKTIIEASKRSDLKNVIKEVKSNFGLGKQKLADMHPPELAPYKEQIKQQDARELAEEIIERHLAEQVPSCSVDSIQSLHDTHDCLATELQQQAAKLYTYAQEIQSSGNHPELAKMVNALLGPQTSHVFTSTSLCMREALIQAQVAYVACRLRSMHERNVSWCKQTHQNMDALVQQHACSIRAIHEKYETSFQEERHKISRTLAILQKENITLKCEVSQRSNQLSQQQEQLVLLEEHFKMQTEELKRKHKQELNLAEKDRASTELAFVETSVDSQQKLKDLLSDMDAMKQQHQSHVRKLEEQFEQRISELEHIYKEEILKLHFQLEDKICNVQEVDEKDPVVSHQPSFEASAPMEEEEQGQEGGACAMSEVDTMGLLKDRIQELETQMISMRDELEIKHLEGDVASLREKYQRDFESLKATCERGFAAMEETHQKVVDDLQRQHQREISKLMEERERLLAEETAATIAAIEAMKNAHKEELEKTQRSQISGLNSDIDELRLQYEEELQSIQRELEVLSEQYSQKCLENAHLAQALEAERQALRQCQRENQELNAHNQELNNRLSAEITRMRSCFSGETALSPVTQGKDVYELEVLLRIKESEIQYLKQEIHSLKDELQTALRDKKYTTDKYKDIYTELSIVKAKADCDIGKLKEKLLVATEALGERTVDGTVTSGYDIMKSKSNPDFIKKEKSTPPKSSRGLRSKSLKEGLTVQERMRLFEEKDSKKIQMSRV is encoded by the exons ATGACTCTTTGCCAGACGGTCACGCCACACCTGATGAAGCTAAACAAAAACAAG CCAGATCTGCTGAACTTCAAAAAGGGATGGATGACCAAGCTGTATGAAGATGGAATG TGGAAGAAGCACTGGTTTGTCCTAACAGATCAGAGTCTGAGGTACTACAAGGACTCAATAGCTGAGGAG GCTTCCCAACTGGACGGTGAGATTGATCTGTCGACAAGTTACGATGTCAAGGAGTTTCCCGTCCAGAGAAATTATGGCTTCCAAATTCTG TGTAAAGAAGGAGCGTGCACCTTGTCAGCCATGACCTCCGGAATCCGTCGCAACTGGATTCAGGCCATCATGAAGAATGCTCGACCCGCCATTGCCCCCGATGTCACTCG GAAAAACATCTCACTGAAACTATCCGTACTGAAGCCCAG ATCTGTCCCTGAGGAGAACATAAAAGCTCAGGTGCTGCTGGAGCCATGTCCACAGGTCACACCTGAGCCAAGCCCCTGTCTTGAGCCCACCAAGACTGATGACCACAGACAGCCAATAGAGAATCGTGTCTCCAATCCGCCCCTTGAGCCCCGGAAAAGCAGGGTCCGCGAGCGCCGACGGGAAGGCCGTTCAAAAACTTTTGACTGGTCTGAGTTCAAAACTGAAAAAACAGACAAGCTTATGAAGGAGCGAGCAGACACAGTTGACCTCAGTTCATCCCTTTCCACAACCACCTCCTGCTGCTCCATTTCCTCTTCTCCGTCATCGTCCTCTCCCCTGTCTACCTCGGCCCTTCAATCCTCCTGTGTATCAGACACTCTCCCCCCCTCGACAATAGTACATTCAGAAAAGAATAACGTTATGAGGGGCCCAGTCAGCACATACCACCGGCCAAATACTGTACCTGTCACTTCCACGTTGAACACATCATCACCAGTGGAACCGCCCAGACCTGAACGTCCAGCGCAAGGAAGGATGGAGGTTGACCACCCTACAGCCCTGCACAATGTTGAGGAAGAAAAGTTCACCGAAACCTTGGGTGTGCAGGAAGAAATCGAACACAGATGGCATCAGGTTGAAAAAACGCCACTAAGGGAGGAGAAGCAAGTGCCTATCACCACTGCTTCAGGGAACCCAGACAGATTACCTCCACATGAGCTTGCTGCATTGCTAGACAAAGAG CTGGGACAGAAACAGAAAGAGCTGGACCAGCTGCACAGACAGAACAGTATTTTAAAAGAGCAGCTGGAAAATGCACTAGGAAGAGAACAGAGTGCCAGAGATGGCTACATCTTGCAG AGCGCAACACCCCCTTCCTCCTCGCCACGTAGAATGCCATGGCAACACTTGCACCAGCTCAAGCAAGACTTGCAGGGTGAATTAGAGTCCCAGAAGCGCAAGCAGGACCTCACTCAGCAGCAGTTTCAGGTGTTAAAGAGAAGCTACACTGAAGCCCAAGATGTAGTAGACCACCATGATGCTGACATCCAAGCCCTTCAAGCGAAGCTAGCATCTGCACTAGCTGAAATCTTGGCAAGTGAACAAGCTGTGGCTCGAATGCGCAATGAACTCAAGCTGGAACAAGAGCGTTCAAAGGAACAAGACGAGGAACACGGGCGCAGCGAGGCCACCTTACGAGCTCAGCTAAAGGACAGTGAAGAAAGACTGCGTGAGGTTGAGGCCAGCCTTTTAGAGCGAAACCAGGCCCTCAGGCATCTCGAGCACCAGCAGGCCCTGCAGCGAGACCACACCAGAGAGATACAGAGGTTACAGGACCGACTACAAGAGGTGACTGCACGGCTTGTTGCAACAGAGGAAGGCCAGGCGCTTAAAGAAGAACGCCTGAGAAAGGAGCAGCATTGCATTCAAGAAAGTCACGAGAGGGAAAAACAAAATCTTTGTAAGAGAATAGCCGAAGCTGAAATAGCACATAAATGCATGGAGGACAGGCTACTAGAGGCCGAACAGCAGGTGGAGGCCTTGCTAAAAGGGCGGCAGGCCTCAGCAGGAGGAGAACACATGGAGGAAATGCTAAAGTTGCAAGAGAATCTTGCGCAGAAGACCAGCATGGTAGAGTCACTGAAAGAGAGCGTACGCAGGCTCGAAGAAGAGAGAGGTCTGCTCACATGCAGATGTCAGGAGCTTCTTAACCAGATTGCAGAGGCAGACCGAGAGGTCAACAAGCTTCACAATCGCCTCAAAACGGAGGAGGCAGATTACTGCTCTCTGGAGAACTCTTATGAGAGGGCCACCCAAGAGTTTCAGAGAATGAGCCAATTCCTCAGAGAGAAAGAGGAAGAGATTCGGCAGACGAAAGAAATGTATGAAAGGCTGATGGAACGTAAAGAGGAGGACTTAAGAGAGGCTCTTGTTAAAATGACTGTACTTGGCAACAGTTTAGAAGAAACTGAACAGAAGCTTCAAGCAAAGGAGGACCTTCTTTGTCAAATGAGTCAAAGTCTGATAGAGAAAGTTGAGCCAAGGGATGCTGAACAAGATCTTAAAATCAAGCTTGGGGTCGCAGAGGACCGCGTAATCGAGCTTGAGCAGCACCTCAATGACTTGCAGCTGGGATATGATAATTTACACCTCgggaagaaacaagtccaagaACAGAACAAACGGGAACATGTATTTTCTTCAAACAATGCAACTAATATAGATAACTCAACCGATGACATCTCACAGGCTAAGAGGCCAAGAATTCGTTGTTCTAATATCCAATGTCAAAAATATGACAACTTAGATGACCCAGATGATTGCCATTTGAGCGATGCATTTGAAGATAAAAGACAAGTGGACAACCAGGAAAACTTTGATCTAGCTGAAGCCCTTTCCTACCCAGGTACCCCGTTCCCACATGCCAGTGACTCTGAGAAGTTCATTGCTATTGTGCATGCCCTAGAAACTAAGCTGCTCACTACTGAGGAAAAACTGAGAAATCTAACTAGGACTCTACAGGAGCAACGTTCCACTCATGTTGATGTGTCCAAGAAAGATTTTAAAATGGTTGAAAACAAGCCTTACTCAGATAAAAATGTTATGTGTGCCAGTGGACCTTCTCTCAATAATCCTTATGTAAAGGCCTTGCATTGTGTGGAAACAAGTCGAGAGAAAGTCAAGGCTATTCTGTCTGGCACTCACGATACCACTGATTCGCAGCTTCACTCTCTGACAGAGGTTGAAAACGAGCTGTTCAGTGCATCAATGTATATCCGCCATGCACAAAAGACCTTGGATGAACAATCGCCTGCTCTCCCTCAAACGTCAGAATCCTTAGATAAAGAAGCAATTAATCTCTTTGCCAAAACACTTTCTTTTGAGGCACTTGTTTTAAATAAAATGGCTTTGCTGGTACAGTCCTCAGAGTCTGATCTTCTACAAACGCTGACAGCGATATGGAAGGACATAGAGAACATTAAAAGTGGTGACAAAGATTGCTTAGCTATAGTTTATGCAGATGTTTTGACTAGGAAGTTAATGTTGGAGAATGCATTTTGGAAGGAACTAGAGAATGAGGTGACACCATGTGAGGGGTTGAATGTTGCCAAATCTCAGGAGGCCAGTGTTGCAGCTGATGCAGACATAAACACATCAGCTATATTCAATACTTTAATCAAAGCAGAACTGTCTTACTCTATTCAAAACCTTAAGCTTTGCTATGACGAGAAATTCAGGCTACTTAAAGGGGAGCTGACTGAAGCTAATCACAATCTATATCAAAGGGAAATGGCATTGAAGACAATTATTGAAGCCTCTAAAAGGTCTGATTTGAAAAATGTAATCAAAGAAGTTAAAAGCAACTTTGGCCTTGGTAAACAAAAGTTAGCTGATATGCACCCACCTGAACTTGCTCCATACAAAGAGCAGATCAAACAGCAAGACGCCCGTGAGCTCGCTGAAGAGATTATAGAGCGACATTTAGCCGAGCAGGTGCCATCTTGTAGTGTTGACTCCATTCAGTCTCTGCATGACACACATGACTGTTTGGCTACTGAGCTTCAACAACAAGCAGCAAAGCTCTACACCTATGCACAGGAAATACAAAGCAGTGGCAACCATCCTGAATTAGCTAAAATGGTCAATGCACTTTTAGGGCCTCAAACATCTCATGTTTTTACTAGTACCTCTCTTTGTATGCGAGAAGCCCTCATCCAGGCTCAGGTGGCTTATGTGGCGTGCAGATTACGCTCCATGCATGAACGAAACGTGAGTTGGTGTAAACAGACACATCAGAACATGGATGCCCTCGTGCAGCAGCATGCCTGCAGCATCAGGGCAATCCACGAGAAGTACGAAACATCCTTTCAGGAGGAGCGCCACAAAATCTCTCGAACACTGGCCATTCTTCAGAAGGAAAACATAACTCTCAAGTGTGAAGTCAGTCAACGTTCCAACCAACTCTCACAACAACAAGAGCAGCTGGTGCTCCTGGAAGAACATTTCAAGATGCAAACTGAGGAGCTCAAGCGGAAGCACAAGCAAGAGCTAAACCTAGCTGAGAAAGACCGGGCATCAACAGAGCTGGCCTTTGTAGAGACCTCAGTAGACAGCCAGCAGAAGCTGAAAGATCTGCTATCGGACATGGACGCCATGAAGCAGCAGCACCAGAGTCATGTGAGAAAGCTAGAGGAACAATTTGAGCAGAGAATCTCTGAGCTTGAGCACATCTACAAAGAGGAGATTTTAAAACTGCATTTCCAGCTTGAGGACAAAATTTGCAATGTCCAAGAAGTGGACGAGAAAGACCCTGTGGTTTCTCACCAACCCTCTTTTGAGGCTTCAGCGCCAATGGAAGAAGAGGAACAAGGGCAGGAGGGAGGTGCATGCGCCATGTCAGAGGTGGACACTATGGGGCTTCTGAAAGACAGGATTCAAGAACTGGAAACTCAGATGATCAGCATGAGGGATGAACTGGAAATCAAGCACCTGGAAGGAGATGTGGCCAGCCTGAGGGAGAAATACCAGAGAGACTTTGAAAGTcttaag GCCACGTGTGAGCGTGGCTTCGCAGCAATGGAAGAAACCCACCAGAAAGTGGTCGACGACCTCCAGAGGCAGCATCAGAGGGAGATTTCTAAACTCATGGAAGAGCGAGAGAGGCTCCTAGCGGAGGAGACTGCTGCCACTATTGCAG CCATTGAAGCTATGAAGAATGCACACAAGGAGGAGCTAGAGAAGACCCAGCGCTCCCAGATCAGTGGACTGAACTCTGATATTGATGAACTGCGATTACAATATGA AGAAGAGCTGCAGTCCATCCAGAGGGAGCTGGAGGTTCTGTCTGAACAGTATTCTCAGAAATGTCTGGAGAACGCCCATCTGGCTCAGGCCCTGGAGGCTGAAAGACAGGCACTCAGGCAGTGTCAAAGAGAGAACCAGGAGCTCAACGCTCACAACCAG GAATTGAATAACCGCCTGTCTGCAGAGATCACGCGCATGCGCTCTTGTTTCAGTGGTGAGACAGCACTGTCGCCGGTCACGCAGGGCAAAGATGTGTATGAACTGGAG GTGCTGCTTCGAATCAAGGAGTCAGAGATACAATACCTTAAACAGGAAATCCACTCTTTGAAGGACGAACTGCAGACTGCTCTGAGG GACAAGAAGTACACTACAGACAAATACAAAGACATCTACACAGAGCTGAGCATTGTGAAAGCAAAGGCTGACTGTGATATTGGCAAGCTGAAGGAGAAGCTTCTCGTTGCCACCGAAGCGTTAGGCGAGAGGACCGTTGATGGGACAGTCACATCTGGATATG ATATCATGAAATCCAAAAGTAACCCTGACTTCATCAAAAAGGAAAAATCAACTCCCCCCAAGTCATCCAGAGGCCTGAGGTCAAAG
- the si:ch73-103b11.2 gene encoding myosin phosphatase Rho-interacting protein isoform X6 yields MSLKENPCRKFQANIFNKSKCQNCFKPRESHLLNDEDLNQAKPIYGGWLLLAPEGTNFDNPLHRSRKWQRRFFILYEHGILRYALDEMPSTLPQGTINMNQCSDVIDGESRTGQKNSLCILTPDKEHFIRAECKEILNGWQEALTVYPRTNKQNQKKKRKVDPPTQQCCCDLASHFVLSSSLPLLPSQTPIQEPGPAKVTVTSSSGGSIPCLPSSIASAERVPMSRATLWQEENRWNRATISCSRSASCLSQLGHSQPDSTITTQDDVGTMSTGRKVRVESGYFSLEKTKTDPSPPPAQHSQPLQPPHYLPLSSSTCSLGAPSPRYNSEPEPPMCPYPHSQDPLPSPGDILSPSYSTVSSSQSSLDSEHSSATPTWEGRRSSVGGGSIASVNSAVGRVGRSGREYASLSDVPWARRLTHREAFHSEKKRQELRERTRSPGREEVARLFGEERRRSQVIDRFEESPNVERMYTGSSSELSSSVNNAQRQGRSERRYLGAKHEMSLDAGKDHSVPDVSSSTFANIRRAKSLDRRVTESSMTPDLLNFKKGWMTKLYEDGMWKKHWFVLTDQSLRYYKDSIAEEASQLDGEIDLSTSYDVKEFPVQRNYGFQILCKEGACTLSAMTSGIRRNWIQAIMKNARPAIAPDVTRKNISLKLSVLKPRSVPEENIKAQVLLEPCPQVTPEPSPCLEPTKTDDHRQPIENRVSNPPLEPRKSRVRERRREGRSKTFDWSEFKTEKTDKLMKERADTVDLSSSLSTTTSCCSISSSPSSSSPLSTSALQSSCVSDTLPPSTIVHSEKNNVMRGPVSTYHRPNTVPVTSTLNTSSPVEPPRPERPAQGRMEVDHPTALHNVEEEKFTETLGVQEEIEHRWHQVEKTPLREEKQVPITTASGNPDRLPPHELAALLDKELGQKQKELDQLHRQNSILKEQLENALGREQSARDGYILQATCERGFAAMEETHQKVVDDLQRQHQREISKLMEERERLLAEETAATIAAIEAMKNAHKEELEKTQRSQISGLNSDIDELRLQYEEELQSIQRELEVLSEQYSQKCLENAHLAQALEAERQALRQCQRENQELNAHNQELNNRLSAEITRMRSCFSGETALSPVTQGKDVYELEVLLRIKESEIQYLKQEIHSLKDELQTALRDKKYTTDKYKDIYTELSIVKAKADCDIGKLKEKLLVATEALGERTVDGTVTSGYDIMKSKSNPDFIKKEKSTPPKSSRGLRSKSLKEGLTVQERMRLFEEKDSKKIQMSRV; encoded by the exons CCGAGTACTCTTCCCCAGGGCACCATAAATATGAACCAGTGCTCTGATGTCATCGATGGAGAGTCTAGGACGGGTCAGAAGAACTCCTTGTGTATTCTGACCCCTGATAAAGAGCACTTCATTCGTGCTGAGTGTAAAGAAATCCTCAACGG TTGGCAGGAAGCTCTGACCGTGTACCCCAGAACAAACAAGCAGAATCAGAAGAAAAAGCGCAAGGTTGATCCACCGACTCAGCAG tgttGTTGTGACCTTGCCTCCCATTTTGTCCTTTCCTCCTCCCTTCCACTCCTTCCTTCCCAAACCCCTATCCAGGAGCCGGGTCCCGCCAAGGTGACGGTCACCAGCAGCAGTGGAGGCAGCATCCCGTGCCTGCCGAGCAGCATTGCCAGTGCCGAGCGTGTCCCAATGAGCCGTGCCACTTTATGGCAAGAGGAGAACCGCTGGAATCGAGCCACCATCTCGTGTAGCCGCAGCGCTTCCTGCCTCAGCCAGCTGGGCCATAGCCAACCGGACTCTACTATCACTACTCAAGATG ATGTTGGCACAATGAGCACTGGACGCAAAGTGCGCGTGGAGAGTGGTTATTTTTCCCTGGAGAAGACCAAGACGGATCCCTCGCCACCACCTGCACAGCATTCACAACCACTGCAGCCACCCCACTATCTCCCCCTGTCTTCATCAACATGTTCTTTAGGAGCTCCCAGTCCCAGGTACAACTCTGAGCCCGAACCCCCGATGTGTCCCTATCCCCACTCCCAAGACCCTCTACCCTCTCCAGGTGACATATTGTCCCCCAGTTACTCCACTGTCAGCTCCTCCCAGAGCTCACTGGACTCTGAACATAGCAGCGCTACACCCACCTGGGAGGGCCGCCGCAGTAGTGTTGGTGGAGGGAGCATTGCTAGTGTGAATAGTGCAGTGGGTAGAGTGGGTCGTTCAGGCAGAGAGTATGCGTCACTGTCAGATGTGCCGTGGGCTCGCAGGCTGACCCACCGCGAAGCCTTTCATTCAGAGAAAAAACGACAAGAGCTTAGAGAACGCACACGGAGTCCCGGAAGAGAAGAGGTGGCTCGGCTGTTTGGGGAAGAGCGAAG GCGTTCTCAAGTCATTGACCGATTTGAAGAGAGTCCAAATGTAGAGCGCATGTACACGGGCAGCTCCAGCGAGCTGTCATCAAGTGTCAACAATGCACAGCGACAAGGCCGCAGTGAGAGACGCTATCTGGGCGCCAAACAT GAAATGTCATTGGACGCAGGAAAAGACCACTCAGTCCCGGATGTGTCCAGCTCGACTTTTGCAAACATAAGGAGGGCCAAGTCGCTTGACCGCAGAGTCACAGAGTCTTCAATGACT CCAGATCTGCTGAACTTCAAAAAGGGATGGATGACCAAGCTGTATGAAGATGGAATG TGGAAGAAGCACTGGTTTGTCCTAACAGATCAGAGTCTGAGGTACTACAAGGACTCAATAGCTGAGGAG GCTTCCCAACTGGACGGTGAGATTGATCTGTCGACAAGTTACGATGTCAAGGAGTTTCCCGTCCAGAGAAATTATGGCTTCCAAATTCTG TGTAAAGAAGGAGCGTGCACCTTGTCAGCCATGACCTCCGGAATCCGTCGCAACTGGATTCAGGCCATCATGAAGAATGCTCGACCCGCCATTGCCCCCGATGTCACTCG GAAAAACATCTCACTGAAACTATCCGTACTGAAGCCCAG ATCTGTCCCTGAGGAGAACATAAAAGCTCAGGTGCTGCTGGAGCCATGTCCACAGGTCACACCTGAGCCAAGCCCCTGTCTTGAGCCCACCAAGACTGATGACCACAGACAGCCAATAGAGAATCGTGTCTCCAATCCGCCCCTTGAGCCCCGGAAAAGCAGGGTCCGCGAGCGCCGACGGGAAGGCCGTTCAAAAACTTTTGACTGGTCTGAGTTCAAAACTGAAAAAACAGACAAGCTTATGAAGGAGCGAGCAGACACAGTTGACCTCAGTTCATCCCTTTCCACAACCACCTCCTGCTGCTCCATTTCCTCTTCTCCGTCATCGTCCTCTCCCCTGTCTACCTCGGCCCTTCAATCCTCCTGTGTATCAGACACTCTCCCCCCCTCGACAATAGTACATTCAGAAAAGAATAACGTTATGAGGGGCCCAGTCAGCACATACCACCGGCCAAATACTGTACCTGTCACTTCCACGTTGAACACATCATCACCAGTGGAACCGCCCAGACCTGAACGTCCAGCGCAAGGAAGGATGGAGGTTGACCACCCTACAGCCCTGCACAATGTTGAGGAAGAAAAGTTCACCGAAACCTTGGGTGTGCAGGAAGAAATCGAACACAGATGGCATCAGGTTGAAAAAACGCCACTAAGGGAGGAGAAGCAAGTGCCTATCACCACTGCTTCAGGGAACCCAGACAGATTACCTCCACATGAGCTTGCTGCATTGCTAGACAAAGAG CTGGGACAGAAACAGAAAGAGCTGGACCAGCTGCACAGACAGAACAGTATTTTAAAAGAGCAGCTGGAAAATGCACTAGGAAGAGAACAGAGTGCCAGAGATGGCTACATCTTGCAG GCCACGTGTGAGCGTGGCTTCGCAGCAATGGAAGAAACCCACCAGAAAGTGGTCGACGACCTCCAGAGGCAGCATCAGAGGGAGATTTCTAAACTCATGGAAGAGCGAGAGAGGCTCCTAGCGGAGGAGACTGCTGCCACTATTGCAG CCATTGAAGCTATGAAGAATGCACACAAGGAGGAGCTAGAGAAGACCCAGCGCTCCCAGATCAGTGGACTGAACTCTGATATTGATGAACTGCGATTACAATATGA AGAAGAGCTGCAGTCCATCCAGAGGGAGCTGGAGGTTCTGTCTGAACAGTATTCTCAGAAATGTCTGGAGAACGCCCATCTGGCTCAGGCCCTGGAGGCTGAAAGACAGGCACTCAGGCAGTGTCAAAGAGAGAACCAGGAGCTCAACGCTCACAACCAG GAATTGAATAACCGCCTGTCTGCAGAGATCACGCGCATGCGCTCTTGTTTCAGTGGTGAGACAGCACTGTCGCCGGTCACGCAGGGCAAAGATGTGTATGAACTGGAG GTGCTGCTTCGAATCAAGGAGTCAGAGATACAATACCTTAAACAGGAAATCCACTCTTTGAAGGACGAACTGCAGACTGCTCTGAGG GACAAGAAGTACACTACAGACAAATACAAAGACATCTACACAGAGCTGAGCATTGTGAAAGCAAAGGCTGACTGTGATATTGGCAAGCTGAAGGAGAAGCTTCTCGTTGCCACCGAAGCGTTAGGCGAGAGGACCGTTGATGGGACAGTCACATCTGGATATG ATATCATGAAATCCAAAAGTAACCCTGACTTCATCAAAAAGGAAAAATCAACTCCCCCCAAGTCATCCAGAGGCCTGAGGTCAAAG